A window of Fluoribacter dumoffii NY 23 contains these coding sequences:
- the dnaE gene encoding DNA polymerase III subunit alpha codes for MQQRFVHLRVHSEFSLVDGLVRVKPLMKVLPSRGMCAVAVTDYCNLFAAVKHYKTAVDAGIKPIIGSDLPCHDPEQPERVFSMVLLCLNSEGYKNLTCLISKAYQEGQHLGQPRIQNHWIHEYSAGLIALSGGRLGDIGQALLANDDDLAKSRALYWQKLFPSRFYLEIQRTGRPDETRYNEKLIALADELQLPLVATNDVRFLDKEDFEAHEARVCIHEGYTLADPRRSQKYSAQQYLRSADEMVALFADLPSAVENTVEISKRCTVKLDLGNNYLPNFPIPAGSTVENYLSHLSQVGLEERLVQIFKSPEEIQASRDEYDKRLQVELDVINNMGFAGYFLIVADFIQWAKKNGVPVGPGRGSGAGSLVAYALKITDLDPLEYELLFERFLNPERVSMPDFDIDFCMEGRDRVIDYVAEKYGRQSVSQIITFGTMAAKAVVRDVGRVLGHPYGFVDKLAKLIPFEIGITLNKALEQEEELKRRYTEEEEVKELIDLALKLEGITRNAGKHAGGVVIAPSQLTDFTAIYCEEGSTQIVSQFDKDDVEAAGLVKFDFLGLRTLTIIDWALATVNKKRALEGLPPIDISQIPTDDAATFDLLKACKTTAVFQLESRGMKELINRLQPDCFEDIIALVALFRPGPLQSGMVDDFIDRKHGRAAVDYPHPDLEPILKPTYGVILYQEQVMQIAQVLANYTLGAADLLRRAMGKKKPEEMAKQREIFTQGATARGVDEKVATHIFDLMEKFAGYGFNKSHSAAYALVAYQTAWLKAHYPAAFMAAVMSSDMDNTDKVVTFIDECAHMKLKILPPSINQSMYPFTVTDDTTIIYGLGAIKGVGESAIDCITDARDAGGKFTDLFSFCQRLDLRKVNRRVLEALIKSGAFDDWKVERAILTASLEKALKIAEKEHQNQSSGQFDLFSLLEDENHVQDYVSCKPWSESQRLEGEREVLGFYLTGHPADQYRREFGDFIVSISQLNPSQHKKALICAQIVGIRKIVTKRGKKLVILGMDDSTARLDVVVFGELFESSGAALSTGDMLVIEGEVAHDDYNGGVKMTASQLYDVPTARTKFARCLELRLHSGNQEILSSIQSLLKSYTGRCSVQFSYSNEYARAQLSLAPQWQVMPSDELLGHLANLLGEEKVVMRY; via the coding sequence ATGCAACAACGTTTTGTTCATTTACGCGTCCATAGTGAATTTTCTTTAGTTGATGGCCTGGTTCGGGTGAAGCCATTAATGAAAGTTTTGCCCTCTCGGGGAATGTGTGCTGTGGCAGTAACTGATTATTGCAATTTGTTTGCTGCAGTAAAGCATTATAAAACAGCAGTTGATGCAGGAATAAAACCCATTATAGGCAGTGATTTACCTTGTCATGATCCCGAACAGCCTGAACGTGTTTTTTCAATGGTTCTTTTATGCCTTAATTCAGAAGGTTATAAAAACCTGACCTGCCTCATTTCCAAAGCTTACCAGGAAGGGCAACATCTAGGGCAACCCAGAATACAAAATCACTGGATTCATGAGTATTCAGCAGGTCTTATTGCATTGTCAGGGGGAAGATTAGGTGATATTGGCCAAGCCTTGTTAGCAAATGATGATGATTTAGCCAAAAGCAGAGCGTTATATTGGCAAAAACTGTTTCCTAGTCGATTTTATTTGGAAATTCAGCGAACAGGGCGGCCTGATGAAACCCGCTATAATGAAAAGTTAATTGCTTTAGCCGATGAGCTGCAATTACCGCTTGTAGCAACCAATGATGTACGTTTTCTGGATAAGGAAGATTTTGAAGCTCATGAGGCCCGGGTTTGCATTCATGAAGGATATACATTAGCTGATCCCAGAAGATCGCAAAAATACAGTGCCCAACAGTATTTACGATCAGCTGATGAAATGGTTGCTTTATTTGCTGATTTGCCCTCTGCAGTAGAAAATACAGTTGAAATCAGTAAACGATGCACTGTAAAACTGGATTTGGGAAACAATTACTTACCTAACTTTCCTATACCCGCTGGATCCACCGTTGAAAATTATCTCTCCCATTTATCCCAGGTTGGTTTGGAGGAACGCCTAGTACAAATATTTAAATCTCCTGAGGAAATACAGGCATCGCGAGATGAATACGACAAGCGTCTGCAAGTTGAATTGGACGTGATTAACAACATGGGGTTTGCCGGCTACTTTTTGATTGTGGCAGATTTCATTCAGTGGGCAAAAAAAAATGGGGTACCTGTCGGGCCTGGACGGGGTTCAGGTGCGGGATCCCTGGTTGCTTATGCTTTAAAAATTACCGATCTGGATCCTTTAGAGTATGAATTGCTTTTTGAGCGTTTCTTAAATCCAGAACGGGTGTCCATGCCTGACTTTGATATCGATTTTTGCATGGAAGGCCGCGATCGAGTCATTGACTACGTGGCCGAGAAATACGGCAGGCAAAGTGTTTCCCAAATTATTACCTTTGGTACTATGGCTGCGAAAGCAGTTGTACGTGATGTGGGGCGGGTGTTAGGGCATCCTTATGGCTTTGTCGATAAATTAGCAAAATTAATTCCTTTTGAAATAGGTATTACTTTAAATAAGGCATTGGAACAAGAAGAGGAACTCAAACGCCGATATACAGAAGAAGAGGAAGTTAAAGAACTTATTGATTTGGCCTTAAAATTGGAAGGAATTACTCGAAATGCGGGGAAACATGCCGGAGGGGTAGTTATCGCACCCTCACAGCTAACTGACTTTACGGCAATTTATTGTGAAGAGGGATCCACGCAAATAGTCAGCCAATTTGATAAAGATGATGTTGAAGCAGCGGGTCTGGTCAAATTTGACTTTTTGGGCTTGCGTACGCTGACAATTATCGATTGGGCATTGGCTACTGTAAATAAAAAAAGGGCTCTTGAGGGCTTGCCTCCAATTGATATCAGCCAGATACCTACGGATGATGCGGCAACATTTGATTTGTTAAAGGCCTGTAAAACAACTGCGGTATTTCAGCTTGAATCTCGCGGAATGAAAGAGTTGATCAATCGCTTGCAGCCGGATTGCTTTGAAGACATCATCGCTTTAGTAGCGTTATTTAGACCGGGTCCACTGCAATCGGGAATGGTAGATGACTTCATTGATCGCAAGCATGGCCGTGCGGCTGTTGATTATCCCCATCCCGATTTGGAGCCCATTTTAAAGCCCACCTACGGTGTTATCCTGTATCAAGAGCAAGTTATGCAAATTGCGCAGGTATTGGCTAATTATACTTTAGGCGCAGCTGATTTATTGCGTCGGGCTATGGGAAAGAAAAAGCCCGAAGAAATGGCAAAACAACGGGAAATTTTTACCCAAGGCGCCACTGCGCGGGGTGTAGATGAAAAAGTTGCAACCCACATCTTTGACTTGATGGAAAAATTCGCAGGTTATGGATTTAATAAATCGCATTCTGCAGCTTATGCCCTGGTTGCTTATCAAACCGCTTGGCTAAAAGCACATTATCCTGCGGCATTTATGGCTGCGGTTATGTCCTCTGATATGGATAACACAGATAAAGTGGTTACTTTTATCGATGAATGCGCCCATATGAAATTGAAGATTTTGCCTCCATCCATCAATCAATCCATGTATCCCTTTACGGTCACCGATGATACCACCATTATTTATGGGCTTGGAGCCATAAAAGGAGTAGGGGAGTCTGCTATTGATTGCATCACCGATGCGCGGGATGCAGGAGGAAAATTTACGGATCTGTTTAGCTTTTGCCAACGACTTGATCTGCGCAAGGTGAATCGGAGGGTCTTAGAGGCCCTGATTAAAAGTGGTGCCTTTGATGATTGGAAAGTGGAACGTGCGATTCTGACTGCTTCCTTGGAAAAAGCATTAAAGATAGCGGAGAAGGAACACCAAAATCAGTCCAGTGGGCAATTTGATTTGTTTTCTTTGTTGGAAGACGAGAATCATGTGCAGGATTATGTTAGCTGTAAGCCTTGGTCTGAGTCCCAACGTTTGGAAGGTGAACGCGAGGTTTTGGGATTTTATTTAACAGGACATCCTGCCGATCAATATCGTCGTGAGTTTGGCGATTTCATTGTATCAATCAGCCAATTAAATCCATCTCAGCATAAAAAAGCCCTTATTTGTGCGCAAATTGTCGGAATTCGCAAGATCGTTACCAAACGCGGCAAGAAGCTTGTAATTCTGGGGATGGATGATTCTACAGCACGACTGGATGTCGTGGTATTTGGTGAGCTTTTTGAGTCTTCAGGAGCTGCTTTATCTACAGGGGATATGTTGGTAATTGAGGGTGAAGTAGCGCATGATGATTATAACGGCGGCGTGAAAATGACTGCCAGTCAACTCTATGATGTACCTACAGCGAGAACTAAATTTGCTCGATGTCTTGAATTGAGGTTGCATTCAGGAAATCAGGAAATTTTAAGTTCTATCCAGTCATTATTGAAATCTTATACAGGACGTTGTTCCGTTCAATTTTCTTACAGCAATGAATATGCTCGTGCACAGTTGAGTTTGGCGCCCCAATGGCAGGTTATGCCTAGCGATGAGTTACTTGGACATTTGGCTAATCTTTTGGGTGAAGAGAAAGTGGTGATGCGTTACTGA